The Longimicrobiaceae bacterium DNA segment GACCCCCGCCTTCCATCTCCAGTGGAGCCCGAAAGAATAATCCCTCAACCCCCACCCGTCAACCCCTCCCCACCTCTTCCATCGCTCCGCGTTTCCCAGCCGCGTCACACCGGCTTTCGCGAGGGGCCACTATGATACACCCGCTGCGGAGGAACGTCAAGGTTCTGTTACAAATCTCCGGAACGGGCGTGGTGCGTGGGAAGGTGAGCGGCTATTCTGTGGCCCTCGCACGCGCGCGCACATGAGTATGGAGAGTGACCGAGTGGCCCAGCAGCGGACGGACGAGCTTCCCATCGTGGTGATCGGGGCGGGGGCGGCGGGGACGATGGCGGCGATCTTCGCGGCGTCTACCGGACGGCGGACGCTGCTGCTGGAGCGGACGCGCGACGGCGGACGGAAGATCCTGATCAGCGGCGGCGGGCGGTGCAACGTGCTGCCCTCGGAGGTGGACCCGGCGCAGTACTTCACGGCCTCGTCACGCAACACGCTGAAGAAGATGATGCTGTCGTGGCCGCTCGCGGACCAGCGCCGGTTCTTCGAGGAGGACGTCGGCCTCCGCTTGGTGCTGGAGGAGGACTCGGGCAAGCTGTTCCCGTCCACCAACAAGGCGCGCTCGGTGCGCGACGGGCTGCTGGACCTGGCGGAGAGGCGCGGGGCGGAACTGGGATTCGATGCGGCGGTGGCGGGGCTTCGCCCATCTACCGAAACGGAGCCGTGGCGGGTGGCGCTGGAGAGCGGCGGGCAGATCGATGCGGCGGCGGTGGTGATCGCGACGGGCGGACTGTCGGTGCCGGCGACGGGGAGCGACGGCACGGGGATGCGGATCGTGAGGCAGCTGGGGCACACGCTGCACGACACGTATCCCGCGCTTACGCCGCTGACGGCGGATCCGCCGGTGCACGCGGGGCTGGCCGGCATCTCTCTGGAGGTACAGATGGAGGCGCCGCTGGCGAAGGGTAGCCTGACGACGCGCGGCGGCTTCCTCTTCACGCACCGAGGCTACAGCGGCCCGTCCGTCCTCAACGTATCACACGCGGCGGTGCAGTCCACGCCGGACCGGCAGCCGGTGTTCGTGCGGTGGACGGAGATGGACGCGGCGGCGTGGGAGCGGCTGCTGGTGGGCAAGGCGAGCGGGACGGTGCTGGCGCTGCTCCGGCGGCATCTTCCGGCGCGCTTGGCGGACCAGCTTCTCGTGGAAGCGCGGGTGGACGAGGAGCGCACGCTTCCGCAGCTGCGGCGCGACGAGCGAGCGCGGCTGGTGGAGGCGCTCACGCGCTACCGCCTGCCGTGGACGGGCGACGAGGGCTACAAGAAGGCCGAGGTCACGGGCGGCGGTGTGCCGCTGGTGGAGGTGGACCCGCGCACGATGGAGAGCCGCGTGTGCCCCGGCCTGTTCCTGTGCGGCGAGATCCTGGACGCGTTCGGGCCCATCGGCGGGTACAACTTCTTCTGGGCTTGGGCGACAGGGCGCGCGGCGGGGCTGGGAGCGGCGGGACGGTGATCTGACGTGGGGTCCCAGGACGTGTATCGACGGTGGTTTTCTCCTCTACTATATGGGTGCGATGGCGGACGGGGCCGAGGCGGAGCTGCTGAAGGGGTTTCCGGTGGTGGTGGAGATGCCGGTGGCGTGGGGGGACATGGACTTCTTCCGCCACGTGAACAACACGGTGTTCTTCCGCTACTTCGAGAGCGCGCGGATCGAGTACCTGGGCCGCATCGGGTTCCAGGCGGCGCTGGAGGAGACGGGCGTGGGGCCGATCCTCGCGTCCACGAGCTGCCGTTTCCGGCGGCCGCTCACGTACCCGGACACGGTGTCGGTGGGCGCCCGAGCGACGGAGGTGTCGGAGGACCGCTTCACGATGGAGTACCGCCTGGTGAGCCGGAAGCTGGGCGAGGTGGCCGCGGACGGCGGGGGCGTGCTGGTGTCGTACGACTACGGCGCGGGCCGGAAGGCGCCGCTGCCGGATGCCGTGCGCGCCGCCATCGAGCGGCTAGAGGCTTCGGCGCGCTGACGCGCGGCGGCCCGTGGCCGGAGGTGCGGACCGAGGGTGGATGCGCCTGCGGTGCTCGTGAGCTCGGCGCGGCCGCGGTCCACCGAGGACGTGCGCCGGGGTGGGCACAGCCCGTGCGGATACGGCGGTGCGCGTGGGGGATTCCGGCGTGGCGTGGCGTTGTCGCGGCAGGCACTTCCGGCTATGTTCAGGATGTTCGACGCGCTCCGGCTGGGCCTCGCACGCGGGTGACCGAGAAGATCCCGGGGGCGAGCGGTTCTCAGATGCGATTCCTGCGGATCTCCGCACCTTCTCTGGACGTTAGGAGGCAACATGCCTTTCGGTCTCGGCTTCGGCGAGCTGGTTCTGATCTTCGCGGTGATGCTGCTGTTCTTCGGGGCCAAGCGGCTGCCGGAGGTGGCGGGCGGCATGGGCAAGGGCATCCGCGAGTTCAAGCGCTCGATCAGCGGGTTGGACGAGGACTCGATCCAGGCCGGTCAGACGCCGCCGGCCGTTCCGCCGCAGGCGGCTGCGACGCCCCTGCCGACCGAGAGCGAGCCCAAGCGCCTGGGCTGATCGCCCGCGCCGAAACTCCGACCGACCGAAGGGACTCTCCGCAGCCGCGGAGGGTCCCTTTCGTTTTGCGGGACGGGCAGTCGATGCTGGCGTCACCGCCCAACTTCGTCGGAAGGAGGAAGCGCCAGCCGCTTCGTTATCGGCGCGGGCCGGAGGTATCGCCGGTGGTATGAAACCACCGGCTGGGGACTGCGGTCGTCCTTCGGACGAGGCGCCGAGAAGGCCTAGAATTCCGTGTGAGTGCTGGAGCATTGGAGTTGATGGCCGTGCGGCGCTCCAGAGATTGAGGCGAGAGGAGGCCGGTCCGAAAGGCCTTCGCAGGTCGCGGGCGTTCCATGCGCCCGGCGGATCATCTGCGTTGGGGAACGGAAGAGCGAGTCGATTTTCGGGCGAGCGCCGTTCCGCAGTATCCATATGGAGATGTGCGGCGGGAGACTGCCGGGCGTGGTGGGTCCGTGCGCGCCGGTGCTGCCGGCAGGCTCACGACGGGGCGGGGAGACCCCGGACGGAGGCGGGCAGGCTGTATCGCCCGCCGGAGGAGGAGGCTCGCCGACCCCGCGGAGGAGACGGGCGGCAGGCTGTATCGCCGCCCGGCTCCGGAGCGGGCCCGCACGCGAGGATGCCTTACGGTGCCCCGGATGCTTGACACGCTCCCGCTCCCGCTGTCGATTCCCCGGCAGCCCTTCCCTTCCCCACCCCGACGGACCCCACCCCGCTCTGAAGGAGCAGACGATGCCGAGCACCTCCCGCCCCGCCGTACGCCTGCTCGCGGCCGCGGCGCTCGCCCTGGCACCCGCGACGGCGGCGGCGCAGGCGCACCTGACGTCGCCACGCGAGCAGTTCGGCCACGAGATCGGGGCCGACTACCAGCTGCCCGACTACCGGCAGATGGCGGCGTGGTGGCGGAAGCTGGACGCGGAGAGCGACCGCATGCAGCTGGTGGACATCGGGCCCACGGCGGAGGGGCGGCGGCAGCTGATGGCGATCGTCAGCTCGCCGGCCAACCTGCGCAACCTGGCGCGCTACCGCGGCATCGCCGCACGGCTCGCGCACGCGGAAGGGCTCACGGAGGCGCAGGCGCACGCACTGGCGCGCGGGGGCAAGGCGGTGGTGTGGATCGACGGGGGACTGCACGCGAACGAGGTGCTGGGCGCGCAGCAGCTGATGGAGACGGCGTGGCAGCTGGTGAGCCGCGAGGACGCGGAGACGCGCCGCATCCGCGACGACGTGGTGGTCCTGCTGGTGCACGCGAACCCCGACGGGATGGACCTGGTGTCCGACTGGTACATGCGCGAGCCGGACCCGCTCAAGCGCTCGACGGGCGACCTGCCGCGGCTGTACCAGAAGTACATCGGCCACGACGACAACCGGGACTTCTACGCCTCCACGCAGCCGGAGACGAAGAACATGAACCGGGTGCTCTTCCACCAGTGGTTCCCGCAGATCGTCTACAATCACCACCAGACCGGCCCGGCGGGCACGGTGATGTTCGCGCCGCCCTTCCGCGATCCGTTCAACTACTTCTTCGACCCGCTCATCGTGACCAAGCTGGACCTCGTGGGCGCGGCGATGCACAGCCGGTTCGTGGCGGAGAACAAGCCCGGGGTGACGATGCGGAGCGGCGCGCCGTACTCGACGTGGTGGAACGGCGGGCTGCGCACCATCACCTACTTCCACAACATGGTGGGGCTGCTGACGGAGACCATCGGCAACCCCACGCCCATGCAGATCCCCTTCGTGGTGCGCCAGCAGCTTCCCCGGGCGGACCTTCCGCTGCCCATCGCGCCGCAGCGGTGGCACTTCCGCCAGTCCATCGACTACGAGGTGACGGCGAACTACGCGGTGCTCGACCTAGCCTCGCGCTACCGCGAGACGTTCCTGTACGATATCTACCGGATGGGCCGCGAGAGCATGGACCGCGGCAGCCGCGACTCGTGGACCATCCATCCCAAGGTGGTGGAGATGGCGCGCGGCGCGGTGGATGCGGACCGTGCGGCGAGGACCGCGGCGGGCGGGCAGGCGCAGGGCGGCGATCCGGAGATGCGGGGCGCACCGGACTCCGCCGCGTCGGCGCGGTACTGGGCGGTGATGCACAGCCCCGCGCTGCGCGACCCGCGTGGTTACGTGATCCCCGCGGACCAGCCGGACTTCCCCACGGCGACCAAGTTCGTGAACGCGCTGCTGGAGACGGGCATCACCGTGCACCGCGCGACGGCGCCGTTCTCGGTGGCGGGCAAGCGCTACCCGGCGGGCTCGTTCGTGGTGAAGACGGCGCAGCCGTTCCGCCCGCACGTGCTGGACATGTTCGAGCCGCAGGACCACCCGAACGACTTCCCCTACCCCGGCGCGCCGCCCACGCCGCCGTACGACCTGGCGGGCTGGACGTTGGCGTACCAGATGGGCGTGCGCTTCGATCGTGTGCTGGACGCGTTCGACGGCCCGTTCGTGAAGGTGGATGGCTTCGACACGCGTCCGCCGGCGGGCGTGGTGGACGAGCGGTCCGCCGCGGCGACGCAGGCGTACGTGGTGTCGCCGAAGGTGAACGACGCGTTCCGCGTGGCGAACCGGCTGCTCGCCGCGGGCGTCCCGGTGTCGCGGGCGGCGGCGCCGTTCGAGGCGGTCGGGCGCACTTTCCCCGCGGGCAGCTTCGTGATCGACGCCCGCGCGGGGCGGGAGCGGGTGGCGGCGCTGGCGCGCGAGCTGGGCGTGAGCTTCACCGGCGTACCCAGCCAGCCGGAGGGTGCGGTGCCGCTGCGGCCGGTGCGCGTGGGCCTGTGGGACCGGTACGGCGGCTCCATCCCCTCGGGCTGGACGCGCTTCGTGCTGGAGCAGTTCGAGTTCCCGTTCCAGGTGGTGTACGCGCCGGAGCTGGACGCGGGGAACCTGGCGGAGAAGTACGACGTGCTGATCTTCCCCAGCGACGCCATTCCCGAGCGCGACCGCACGGGCCGCGGCGGGATGCCGGACCCGGCGAGCGTGCCGGCGGAGTTCCGCGCGCGCATCGGCAACGTGAGCGTGGCGCGGACGGTGCCGGCGCTGCGGGCGTTCCTGGAGCAGGGCGGGACCGTGATCACCGTGGGCGGGTCCACCGTGCTGGGGCGGCACCTGGGGCTGCCGGTCGCCGACGCGCTGGTGGAGCGCGGCCCGGACGCCTCGGAGCGCCACCTGCCTGCCGAAAAGTTCTACATCCCCGGCTCGGTGCTGCGGGTGCGGGTGGACACGACGGCGGCCGCGGCGTGGGGGATGGACGGGGCGACCGACGTGATGTTCGACGAGTCGCCGGCCTTCCGGCTGCTCTCGGACGGCGGGAACGGCGGGGTGCGGCGGCTGGCTTGGTACGACGGGCCGGAGCCGCTGCGCAGCGGGTGGGCGTGGGGGCAGAAGTACCTGGACGGCGCGACCGCGGCCGCCGAGGCGGACGTGGGCCGCGGCCGCCTGCTGATGTTCGGACCGGAGATCACCTTCCGCGCGCAGCCGCACGGCACGTTCAAGTTCCTGTTCAACGGGATCTACGAGGCGATGGCGAAGCCGCGGGCCCAGTAGGCGCTGGGCAGAGCACCGGTTTGTAGGTGATCGGACGAGCACGGGCTGGCGGACGAGGCAAGCGTCCGGTCGATGCCGGAGGTTGACGGGCGATGTGGGGCGATGCGG contains these protein-coding regions:
- a CDS encoding thioesterase family protein, which gives rise to MADGAEAELLKGFPVVVEMPVAWGDMDFFRHVNNTVFFRYFESARIEYLGRIGFQAALEETGVGPILASTSCRFRRPLTYPDTVSVGARATEVSEDRFTMEYRLVSRKLGEVAADGGGVLVSYDYGAGRKAPLPDAVRAAIERLEASAR
- a CDS encoding M14 metallopeptidase family protein encodes the protein MPSTSRPAVRLLAAAALALAPATAAAQAHLTSPREQFGHEIGADYQLPDYRQMAAWWRKLDAESDRMQLVDIGPTAEGRRQLMAIVSSPANLRNLARYRGIAARLAHAEGLTEAQAHALARGGKAVVWIDGGLHANEVLGAQQLMETAWQLVSREDAETRRIRDDVVVLLVHANPDGMDLVSDWYMREPDPLKRSTGDLPRLYQKYIGHDDNRDFYASTQPETKNMNRVLFHQWFPQIVYNHHQTGPAGTVMFAPPFRDPFNYFFDPLIVTKLDLVGAAMHSRFVAENKPGVTMRSGAPYSTWWNGGLRTITYFHNMVGLLTETIGNPTPMQIPFVVRQQLPRADLPLPIAPQRWHFRQSIDYEVTANYAVLDLASRYRETFLYDIYRMGRESMDRGSRDSWTIHPKVVEMARGAVDADRAARTAAGGQAQGGDPEMRGAPDSAASARYWAVMHSPALRDPRGYVIPADQPDFPTATKFVNALLETGITVHRATAPFSVAGKRYPAGSFVVKTAQPFRPHVLDMFEPQDHPNDFPYPGAPPTPPYDLAGWTLAYQMGVRFDRVLDAFDGPFVKVDGFDTRPPAGVVDERSAAATQAYVVSPKVNDAFRVANRLLAAGVPVSRAAAPFEAVGRTFPAGSFVIDARAGRERVAALARELGVSFTGVPSQPEGAVPLRPVRVGLWDRYGGSIPSGWTRFVLEQFEFPFQVVYAPELDAGNLAEKYDVLIFPSDAIPERDRTGRGGMPDPASVPAEFRARIGNVSVARTVPALRAFLEQGGTVITVGGSTVLGRHLGLPVADALVERGPDASERHLPAEKFYIPGSVLRVRVDTTAAAAWGMDGATDVMFDESPAFRLLSDGGNGGVRRLAWYDGPEPLRSGWAWGQKYLDGATAAAEADVGRGRLLMFGPEITFRAQPHGTFKFLFNGIYEAMAKPRAQ
- a CDS encoding aminoacetone oxidase family FAD-binding enzyme, translated to MAQQRTDELPIVVIGAGAAGTMAAIFAASTGRRTLLLERTRDGGRKILISGGGRCNVLPSEVDPAQYFTASSRNTLKKMMLSWPLADQRRFFEEDVGLRLVLEEDSGKLFPSTNKARSVRDGLLDLAERRGAELGFDAAVAGLRPSTETEPWRVALESGGQIDAAAVVIATGGLSVPATGSDGTGMRIVRQLGHTLHDTYPALTPLTADPPVHAGLAGISLEVQMEAPLAKGSLTTRGGFLFTHRGYSGPSVLNVSHAAVQSTPDRQPVFVRWTEMDAAAWERLLVGKASGTVLALLRRHLPARLADQLLVEARVDEERTLPQLRRDERARLVEALTRYRLPWTGDEGYKKAEVTGGGVPLVEVDPRTMESRVCPGLFLCGEILDAFGPIGGYNFFWAWATGRAAGLGAAGR
- a CDS encoding twin-arginine translocase TatA/TatE family subunit, translating into MPFGLGFGELVLIFAVMLLFFGAKRLPEVAGGMGKGIREFKRSISGLDEDSIQAGQTPPAVPPQAAATPLPTESEPKRLG